The Sandaracinaceae bacterium genome contains the following window.
TCGTCGTGCTGGTGGTGGTCTACATGGGCAAGAACCGTGTGCTCGAGGAGCAGCGCGCGCGCAACGACGCGCTCACCGCGCAGGCGACGGAGCTCGAGCAGCAGTCGGCGAACATCGACGCGGTGCGGGCGGAGCTCGAGCAGAGCCGTCAGCTCGAGACGGTGGTGAGCGACCTGCAGCGCGCGCGCTACGGGCCGACCGCCGTCCTGATGGAGATGTCGCAGATCCTCAGCGTGGGCGGGGGACCGACCGTCGATCCGCAGCGCCTCGAGGAGATCCGGCGGCGCAACCCGCTCGCCGGCGTGAACCCGAGCTGGGATCCGCGTCGCCTCTGGCTGCGCGAGTTCCGTGAAGAGAACCGCGAGTGCTCGGTGACGGGTCTCGGCCGGACCAATGAAGACGTGGCCGAGTTCCTCAAGCGGCTGACGCTCAGCGAGAAGTTCGAGCAGGTGCAGCTCGTCAAGACCGAGCACACCGAAGACAACGAAACCGGGCTGGACCTCATCGCGTTCGAGCTCGACTGCCGGGTGATCTACTGATGGCGACGCCGAAATCAGGTGGAGATCAGTCCTTCGCGCGGCTGCCCGCGGCGGCCAAGGCCGCGCTCGGGCTGGGCCTCGTCGCGCTGATCGGCGCGGTCTACTACTTCGCGCTGCATCTCAGCCTCGACGAGGAGATCGAGACCGCGCAGAGCCAGCACACGCAGCTCGAGCAGCGCATGTCGGCGGCGCGCGAGCGCAACGCCGAGTACGTCCGGCTCCGCGAGCAGGTCTCGCAGCGCGAGGGGCTCGACCGGGCGAACCTCCGCGCGCTCCCGCAAGACGCAGAGACGGCGGCGTTCCTCCAGGATCTCAACCGGATCGCCGAGCTGAGCGGCCTGCAGATCCGCCTCGTCGAGCCGCGCCCCGAGGAGCCGGACGAGCACTACGTCAAGCTCCCGGTCAACCTGCAGATCACGGGCAAGTACCACCAGGTCAGCCGCTTCTTCTACAACATCAGCCGCCTCGATCGCCTCATCAGCATGGAGAACATCCAGATCTCCAACCCGCGCGCCGAGGCGAGCGAGCAGACGGACGGCTCGACCATCGTCGACGTCGACGTCCTGGCCACCACCTACCGCCGCCCCGACGCGCCGGAGCCGCAAGCGGCGGCGCCGACGCCCGCGGGCGCACCGGGGACCTGAGCCATGCGCACCACGACACGATGTTTGCTCGCCTGCGCGCTTCTCCTCGGCCTCGCCGGCTGTGAAGAGGAGAACATCCAGGTCGGACGCAGCTTCCAGCCGGAGGCGCCTGTCGCGCCCGTCGCGCCGGGCGCCGGGCCAGGTGAGGAGGCGGAAGGCGAAGAGGCCGACGCCGGCCCGCAGCTCCCGCAGTACCGCGACGAGGACTTCGTCG
Protein-coding sequences here:
- a CDS encoding PilN domain-containing protein, with the protein product MIRINLLPGARRQSASTGGGSQGWIIAYLVAAVLTIVVLVVVYMGKNRVLEEQRARNDALTAQATELEQQSANIDAVRAELEQSRQLETVVSDLQRARYGPTAVLMEMSQILSVGGGPTVDPQRLEEIRRRNPLAGVNPSWDPRRLWLREFREENRECSVTGLGRTNEDVAEFLKRLTLSEKFEQVQLVKTEHTEDNETGLDLIAFELDCRVIY
- the pilO gene encoding type 4a pilus biogenesis protein PilO translates to MATPKSGGDQSFARLPAAAKAALGLGLVALIGAVYYFALHLSLDEEIETAQSQHTQLEQRMSAARERNAEYVRLREQVSQREGLDRANLRALPQDAETAAFLQDLNRIAELSGLQIRLVEPRPEEPDEHYVKLPVNLQITGKYHQVSRFFYNISRLDRLISMENIQISNPRAEASEQTDGSTIVDVDVLATTYRRPDAPEPQAAAPTPAGAPGT